Proteins encoded within one genomic window of Lactococcus garvieae:
- a CDS encoding DUF948 domain-containing protein: protein MGEISVQNVAWLIIAIAFAVLVIFIIVLLNKVSKIIEEANRTVKLVSSDVDVLLHQADGLMAKANVLLEDVNGKVATIDPLFVAVAELSESVTAVNKSSRGMVERFSKKSGTVGRSASTLVLAKTANKFLKRKKKVEDK from the coding sequence ATGGGAGAAATTAGTGTACAAAATGTAGCTTGGCTGATTATTGCAATTGCTTTTGCGGTTTTAGTTATTTTCATAATTGTACTTTTAAACAAGGTTTCAAAAATTATCGAAGAAGCAAATCGTACGGTAAAATTAGTGTCAAGCGATGTGGATGTCTTACTCCATCAAGCTGATGGACTAATGGCAAAAGCCAATGTTCTTTTGGAAGATGTTAATGGCAAAGTAGCAACGATTGATCCGCTATTTGTAGCTGTAGCTGAACTTTCTGAAAGTGTAACTGCAGTGAACAAGAGCAGTCGTGGCATGGTTGAGCGTTTCTCAAAAAAATCAGGAACCGTGGGCCGTTCAGCTTCAACTTTAGTATTGGCTAAAACAGCGAATAAATTCTTAAAGAGAAAAAAGAAAGTGGAGGATAAATAA